The following proteins are co-located in the Helicobacter sp. 'house sparrow 1' genome:
- the tgt gene encoding tRNA guanosine(34) transglycosylase Tgt codes for MIFQVDNISQNARATTIKTKHSTIHTPVFMPVGTQACVKGLDFSDLILHLDAKIILANTYHLYLRPSSEVIRDLNGLHHFTKYPYSFLTDSGGFQAFSLSKNMKKDPNGIAFKSHIDGSKHFFTPQKVLDIQYNLNSDIMMVLDDLIGLPSNKQRIMQSVDTTTRWAKESLLYHKKQQERGIGLDNNLFAIIQGGNDKELREKSAKELCELLDFDGFAIGGLAVGESAQEMYDCIDYVNVFIPTNKPRYLMGVGTPENIIEAIDRGVDMFDCVMPSRNARNGSLFTTFGKVNIKSSIHKLEDIAIDENCQCYTCKNFSRAYLHHLFRANEITYFRLATLHNLHYYITLTRNAREAILNNKWQDFKHQFYANRILS; via the coding sequence ATGATTTTTCAAGTAGATAATATTTCTCAAAATGCAAGAGCTACAACTATTAAGACTAAACACTCAACTATACACACTCCTGTCTTTATGCCAGTTGGAACCCAAGCTTGTGTAAAAGGTCTAGATTTTTCTGATCTAATCCTCCACCTTGATGCTAAAATCATATTAGCCAATACTTATCATCTTTACTTAAGACCATCCTCAGAAGTGATTAGAGATTTAAATGGATTGCATCATTTTACAAAGTATCCCTATAGTTTTTTAACAGATAGCGGAGGTTTTCAAGCCTTTAGTTTAAGTAAAAATATGAAAAAAGATCCCAATGGTATTGCCTTTAAATCTCATATTGATGGAAGCAAGCATTTCTTCACACCTCAAAAAGTTCTAGATATCCAATATAATTTAAATAGTGATATTATGATGGTTTTAGATGATCTTATTGGACTTCCATCCAATAAACAAAGAATTATGCAATCTGTGGATACCACGACAAGATGGGCAAAGGAAAGCCTTTTATATCACAAAAAACAACAAGAAAGGGGAATAGGCCTAGATAATAATTTATTTGCAATCATTCAAGGAGGAAATGATAAGGAACTGAGGGAAAAAAGTGCAAAAGAGCTTTGTGAATTGCTGGATTTTGATGGTTTTGCAATTGGTGGATTGGCTGTTGGAGAAAGTGCTCAAGAGATGTATGATTGCATTGATTATGTTAATGTTTTTATTCCTACCAATAAGCCAAGATACTTAATGGGAGTAGGAACCCCTGAAAATATTATTGAAGCAATTGATAGAGGGGTGGATATGTTTGATTGTGTGATGCCTAGTAGAAATGCAAGAAATGGTAGTTTATTCACTACCTTTGGAAAAGTTAATATTAAATCTTCCATTCACAAACTAGAAGACATTGCTATAGATGAAAACTGTCAATGCTACACCTGCAAAAATTTCTCAAGAGCTTATTTGCATCATTTATTTAGAGCCAATGAAATTACCTACTTCAGACTTGCAACATTGCATAATCTCCACTACTATATCACGCTTACAAGAAACGCAAGAGAAGCCATTTTAAATAATAAATGGCAGGATTTTAAGCATCAATTTTATGCAAATAGAATCTTATCTTAA
- a CDS encoding COG3400 family protein has protein sequence MKKIVLILDGIVAKKFLQNVLEKYFSNNTYIVISKDGNMLPSEIPNGFYFYTFDPTSPYRLLNVIDSEVSDILIFMEDAKEKEVISEIVTKTYTGAHIVINVKNAEEAQQYKDNDRISIIDESILLSSALTSKLPNVPRTPQNFGFGLGEIMEITVPFGSVFAYRHIGSIQQKNYRIVGIYRQNDFLLSTYSLVIQPNDTMLIAGDPKVLTQVYHQVRSDIGQFPAPFGKDVYVYVDMILQSFDELMRDLNQAILLHRHLKNTKLYIIVLQPSDFDIVKKIKELDNPNVEVIFDYKNTSFLARFQEDLKKKIGIAVIGKEFFIQRKIRKALFNGGIPIFKTSYKDLNLLKDSIVVFNEGMSKGENISAVIFDVAIQMKLNIIAYDFDPDEHYQNEVLKDYESLSRIFDKKVTFVKTKTKNPILFLKEQDDPMLHFLPFEKCITGRRFFNSLSTKVEKISFMLDDHPQIFIPILEQVDE, from the coding sequence GTGAAAAAAATCGTTCTAATACTCGATGGAATTGTAGCAAAAAAATTTTTACAAAATGTCTTAGAAAAATATTTTAGTAACAACACTTATATCGTAATTTCCAAAGATGGAAATATGCTTCCTAGTGAAATACCAAATGGTTTTTATTTTTATACTTTTGATCCAACTTCTCCCTATAGACTTTTAAATGTTATTGATTCAGAAGTTAGTGATATTTTAATTTTTATGGAAGATGCTAAAGAAAAAGAAGTAATTAGTGAGATTGTTACAAAAACTTACACTGGGGCTCATATTGTCATTAATGTAAAAAATGCAGAAGAAGCACAGCAATACAAGGATAATGATAGGATCTCTATCATTGATGAATCAATTCTGCTTTCTAGCGCATTGACTTCTAAATTGCCAAATGTTCCAAGAACACCCCAAAATTTTGGGTTTGGATTAGGAGAAATAATGGAGATAACTGTTCCCTTTGGAAGTGTTTTTGCATATCGTCACATTGGATCTATTCAGCAAAAAAATTATCGTATCGTTGGGATTTATAGACAGAATGATTTCTTATTAAGCACATATTCTTTAGTTATTCAACCCAATGATACAATGCTAATTGCTGGAGATCCTAAAGTATTAACCCAAGTTTATCATCAAGTTAGAAGCGATATTGGTCAGTTTCCTGCTCCTTTTGGAAAAGATGTATATGTTTATGTTGATATGATTTTACAGAGCTTTGATGAGCTGATGAGAGATCTTAATCAAGCAATTTTATTGCATCGTCATCTTAAAAACACAAAGCTTTATATTATAGTCCTACAACCAAGTGATTTTGACATAGTAAAGAAGATTAAAGAATTGGATAATCCAAATGTAGAAGTGATATTTGATTACAAAAATACGAGTTTTTTAGCGCGTTTTCAAGAGGATTTAAAGAAAAAAATAGGGATTGCTGTAATTGGAAAGGAGTTTTTTATCCAAAGAAAAATTAGAAAGGCTCTATTTAATGGTGGAATCCCTATATTTAAGACAAGTTATAAAGATTTGAATTTATTAAAAGATAGCATTGTTGTTTTTAATGAGGGTATGAGTAAGGGGGAAAATATTTCAGCAGTTATCTTTGATGTTGCAATACAGATGAAACTAAATATTATTGCTTATGATTTTGATCCAGATGAACATTATCAAAATGAAGTTTTAAAAGATTATGAAAGCTTATCAAGGATATTTGATAAAAAGGTTACTTTTGTAAAAACAAAGACGAAGAATCCTATTCTTTTTCTCAAAGAACAAGATGACCCGATGTTGCATTTTTTACCATTTGAAAAGTGCATCACTGGCAGAAGATTCTTTAACTCTCTTTCTACAAAAGTGGAAAAGATTTCTTTTATGCTAGATGATCATCCACAAATTTTTATTCCTATCTTGGAACAAGTTGATGAGTGA